A window of Syntrophobacterales bacterium genomic DNA:
CGCGGGCTCATCTTCATCTCCGGGAAACCGGATAATTTTCTGTCCGGCGCCAACCTGAGGCTTATTGCAGAAATTGACGACGCCGACGAGGCGCGCCGCACAATTGAGATTTTTCATGCTTCATTTTCCCGGTTGGAGGCGCTGAGATTTCCCACCGTTGCGGCAATCCATGGCCATTGTCTCGGAGGAGGGCTGGAATTTGCGCTTGCCTGCCAGGCGAGGATTGCCAGGGAGGGAAATACCACTGTCATCGGTCTGCCGGAAATTAACGTCGGCCTCTTCCCGGGGGCGGGAGGCACCCAGCGGCTGCCGCGTCTGATTGGCTATCCGGCCATGGAGCTTATCCTGAAAGGGACAATGCTGCCGGCGGCGAAGGCCTGTGAGATGGGGATTATCGACAGGCTGATTCCGGCTGATGCGGATCTCCTTTCCGCGGCGAAGGTTTTTCTTGAAGAGATCATTGCGGGAAGGGCTGATCTCAAAAGACCCGAGCAGAAATTCTCCCAGATAGACACCGTGGCCGGGCTGGCGAGGGAGGGAATCCTGAAGGTTACGAGGGGGCGCGAACTTCCCGCACCGCTGCTGGCGCTGAAGTCCATGCAGGAAGGATTAAAACTGCCGCTTGAAAAGGGACTGGAGATTGAACGGGACAACTTCGTCACGGTGGTTTTGACGAAGGAGGCCAAGGGCAGCATCAATACCTTTTTTCTGAAGGGGATGACGGATAAACCCCGGGCGATGATGACCGGAGGTTTTGTTCCGAAGCAGTTGAGGAGCGCCGCGGTTCTTGGATTCGGGACCATGGGGCGGGGAATTGTGATAGATATTCTCCGCCACACAACCCTTCCCGTTCTGGTAAAGGACATTCCCGAGGCATTGGAACCGGGCAGGAACTTTGTCCGGAAGACGCTCGCAGGGATGGCCGAAAAGAAACGGCTGAAGGCGCCTGTTGATGAAATCATGACCCACTTGACAACCGTTTCGGAGTATGTCGAAGGATTCAAAAATGTTGATATGGTTATCGAGGCCGTTTTCGAGGCGATCGCGGTAAAAAAGCAGGTTTTTGAAGAACTGTGCGAAGTGGTTCGTGAGGACTGCCTTATCGCCAGCAATACCTCTTTCATTCCGATCAACTCCATGTCGCCTTTTGTCCGCCATAATGAACGCTTTGCCGGTCTCCATTTCTTTTC
This region includes:
- a CDS encoding enoyl-CoA hydratase/isomerase family protein: MGKAFNLQIDDSGIGVIVFDVAGEKMNTWTEEAFRDFDAIMRELEDDHGLRGLIFISGKPDNFLSGANLRLIAEIDDADEARRTIEIFHASFSRLEALRFPTVAAIHGHCLGGGLEFALACQARIAREGNTTVIGLPEINVGLFPGAGGTQRLPRLIGYPAMELILKGTMLPAAKACEMGIIDRLIPADADLLSAAKVFLEEIIAGRADLKRPEQKFSQIDTVAGLAREGILKVTRGRELPAPLLALKSMQEGLKLPLEKGLEIERDNFVTVVLTKEAKGSINTFFLKGMTDKPRAMMTGGFVPKQLRSAAVLGFGTMGRGIVIDILRHTTLPVLVKDIPEALEPGRNFVRKTLAGMAEKKRLKAPVDEIMTHLTTVSEYVEGFKNVDMVIEAVFEAIAVKKQVFEELCEVVREDCLIASNTSFIPINSMSPFVRHNERFAGLHFFSPVWMMQLVEVIQGDNSSRKTVDNLLNFAGMIRKRPLVCRDNAGFVVNALLFPYFTNALKYLEEGNAIEKIDLAMNRFGMPVGPIRLADEVGIDIPYKVFVGMGVKQDTLKNVVEAGRLGLRKSGKGFFLKDGSVDPEVLPLIEKRPPRELSEVEIQTGLLTAMVQVGKGLLERGIVEDVRMIDVGMIWGIGFPADKGGPMKWADLTGLSKQLYGENFY